The proteins below are encoded in one region of Litorilinea aerophila:
- the dgoD gene encoding galactonate dehydratase, translated as MKIADLQILRMAASHAAATNWTFVKIYTDTGLYGIGEASAQYKDEALMAELQAFKRFLIGKDPFQIEHIWTSLHRRVTWTGGPVTMSAISAIDLALWDIKGKALGVPVYELLGGKVRETVPLYANGWFAGADSPEEYARQAAKTVAQGYRCVKLYPFRGAQVITPERLELGVARVAAVREAVGPHCEIGVDIRGRLNIWSARRVAQKLEPYDIAWLEEPILFDNVDAMAALAHSVRVPVATGEQLYTRWEFRSLLEKNAVGIIQPDICHAGGMSELKKIATAAETYYVTVAPHNSNGPISTVASLHLDINIPNGFMQELFINHLDRYNEVLDRPLQIVDGACIVPDGPGWGVDLREEVIRRYPPLDFTPVESEPYRDFF; from the coding sequence ATGAAGATCGCCGACCTGCAAATCCTGCGCATGGCCGCGTCCCACGCGGCCGCCACCAACTGGACCTTCGTCAAAATTTACACCGACACCGGCCTCTACGGCATCGGCGAAGCCAGCGCCCAGTACAAGGACGAGGCCCTGATGGCCGAGCTTCAGGCCTTCAAGCGCTTTCTCATCGGCAAAGATCCCTTTCAGATTGAACACATCTGGACCTCCCTCCATCGCCGGGTGACCTGGACCGGCGGCCCGGTGACCATGAGCGCCATCAGCGCCATCGACCTGGCCCTGTGGGACATCAAGGGCAAGGCGCTGGGAGTGCCGGTCTACGAGCTCCTGGGCGGGAAGGTGCGGGAGACGGTTCCCCTCTACGCCAACGGCTGGTTTGCCGGCGCCGATTCGCCGGAGGAGTACGCCCGTCAGGCGGCGAAGACGGTGGCCCAGGGCTACCGCTGCGTGAAGCTCTACCCCTTCCGGGGCGCCCAGGTCATCACGCCAGAGCGGCTGGAGCTGGGCGTGGCCCGGGTGGCCGCCGTGCGGGAAGCCGTGGGTCCCCATTGCGAGATCGGCGTGGACATCCGCGGGCGTCTGAACATCTGGAGTGCCCGCCGGGTCGCCCAGAAGCTGGAACCCTACGACATCGCCTGGCTGGAAGAGCCCATCCTCTTCGACAACGTGGATGCCATGGCCGCCCTGGCCCACAGCGTGCGGGTGCCCGTGGCCACCGGCGAACAGCTCTACACCCGCTGGGAGTTCCGCAGCCTGCTGGAGAAGAACGCGGTGGGCATCATCCAGCCCGACATCTGCCACGCCGGCGGCATGTCTGAGCTGAAAAAGATCGCCACCGCGGCCGAGACCTACTACGTGACCGTGGCGCCCCACAACTCCAACGGTCCCATCTCCACCGTGGCCAGCCTACACCTGGACATCAACATCCCCAACGGCTTCATGCAGGAGCTCTTCATCAACCACCTGGACCGGTACAATGAGGTCCTGGACCGACCGCTCCAGATCGTGGATGGCGCCTGCATCGTGCCCGACGGGCCCGGTTGGGGGGTGGATCTGCGGGAGGAGGTGATACGCCGCTATCCTCCCCTGGACTTTACTCCGGTGGAATCGGAGCCTTATCGGGACTTTTTCTAG
- a CDS encoding TetR/AcrR family transcriptional regulator produces the protein MPKETFFNLPEEKRQQILDVAIDEFANHDYGSVSISRLVARAGIAKGSFYQYFENKEDLYIHLLELLAEKKKAMFSLDHPDPEHVGIFRYLYWVVENALHFELRYPELVRLGYRAYAAPHTLPQAVQSWLQSQVRQESMAFYRRLVALGQEQGDIRQDLNPDLVASIFEIIFTSLNQTLIGYIAEHIGGEQEDQPLFIREEILTLYHQALNILERGLAPAPPAPTSTDQPVSEEVMS, from the coding sequence ATGCCCAAGGAAACCTTCTTCAACCTGCCCGAGGAGAAACGCCAGCAGATCCTGGACGTGGCCATCGACGAGTTCGCCAATCACGACTACGGCAGCGTCTCCATTTCCCGCCTGGTCGCCCGGGCCGGCATCGCCAAGGGCAGCTTCTACCAGTACTTCGAGAACAAGGAAGATCTCTATATACACCTGCTCGAATTGCTGGCCGAAAAGAAAAAAGCCATGTTTTCCCTCGACCATCCAGATCCAGAGCATGTCGGCATCTTCAGGTATCTCTACTGGGTGGTCGAAAACGCGCTCCATTTTGAGCTGCGCTATCCGGAACTGGTTCGTCTGGGCTACCGCGCCTATGCCGCCCCCCACACCCTCCCCCAGGCCGTCCAATCCTGGCTCCAATCCCAGGTGCGACAGGAATCCATGGCCTTCTACCGACGCCTGGTGGCGCTGGGGCAGGAACAGGGCGACATTCGACAAGACCTCAACCCGGATCTCGTCGCCTCCATCTTTGAGATCATCTTCACTTCCCTGAACCAAACCTTAATAGGCTACATTGCTGAACATATCGGCGGAGAGCAAGAAGATCAGCCCCTGTTTATCCGTGAAGAGATCCTGACGTTGTATCACCAGGCATTGAACATTTTAGAGCGGGGTCTGGCGCCCGCGCCGCCCGCCCCGACATCGACGGACCAGCCTGTCTCCGAGGAGGTCATGTCATGA
- a CDS encoding GntR family transcriptional regulator yields the protein MSHITIYRSIPEQIAARLQQDILLGILQPGQPLREQDLSSEFGVSRGPIREAFRQLTEQGLLTLEPNKGVRVAQLPSPKVRPLIAELRRKIELFVLENIFERITEADLAAWEEILEEMRRACERNDLRSLVEQDLRFHRAIIQSHDDEGLLILWQPIALRMLMQYNRFTDLMDSYHEHRRILDAIRAHDKAAALQALQENIQ from the coding sequence ATGAGCCATATTACCATCTATCGGAGCATTCCCGAACAGATTGCAGCGCGACTCCAGCAGGATATCCTGCTGGGCATCCTCCAGCCGGGCCAGCCCCTCCGGGAGCAGGACCTTTCCAGCGAATTTGGCGTCAGCCGCGGCCCCATCCGGGAGGCGTTTCGGCAACTGACGGAGCAGGGGCTGCTTACCCTGGAGCCCAACAAGGGCGTGCGGGTGGCCCAGTTGCCCAGCCCCAAGGTGCGGCCCCTCATCGCGGAGCTGCGCCGGAAGATCGAACTTTTCGTCCTGGAAAATATTTTTGAGCGGATTACCGAGGCCGACCTGGCCGCCTGGGAGGAGATCCTGGAGGAGATGCGGCGGGCGTGCGAGCGGAATGACCTGCGCAGCCTGGTGGAGCAGGATCTGCGCTTCCACCGGGCCATCATCCAGAGTCACGACGACGAGGGCCTCCTGATCCTGTGGCAGCCCATCGCCTTGCGCATGTTGATGCAGTACAACCGCTTCACCGACCTGATGGACAGCTACCACGAGCACAGGCGCATCCTGGATGCCATCCGGGCGCACGACAAAGCCGCCGCGCTCCAGGCCCTCCAGGAGAATATCCAGTAG